CGCCTCAGCCAGACTTGCTATCTCAGCAGGCACGTTTAACACTGTGTTAAACGCTCCGGCAAATGACAATTCTGAGTCCTCCATATCTGCACTGCTCCTTATTGCTACAAAAGTGACCTTGCCGCTACCGCCGCTTAATCTTGTCAGAGCCGTATCCAGCTCTGCCTCCATATGTGCAGGTAACCTGCCGCTCTTAACCAATTGTTGCGCTTTTTCGAAAAAAGCGTCATCTAAACCATTACTTACAGATGTATATTCTGCTTTCAGTGATTCTATTTTTTCCTCAAGATGGTTATACTCCATAAACTCTCTGAATGCTCCGGTTGTTATAGCAAAACCATCCGGAATGTTAAGATTAAGGTAGTTACCGAGCTCGGCAAGGGCGGCATTTTTCCCTCCTACCGCATCCGACATTTCCCATGTGATGTTTCTGTAAAACAGAACCGTTTCTCTTAAATCCACCGGCGCCTTATCCTGAAGAATTCTGTTAACCTGGGTATTAATCCTTTCAAACACCCTGTGAAGATATAGGTATTTGTTCTGAGAAAGAGCGTTTAAGTTGTAGATGGACTGAAACACGGTATCGGAAAACTCGGAATAGGACTTTTTTATATAGTTAATATCAAAGATATAATTACCGCCGAGTTTGTTTCCCATATCGGACATAATCTCAAGCGCATGGTTGTTGCTGTTTAGCATTTGCCGAAAACGGTTATATACAACCCTCAGGGAGAGTTTCATATCGGAGGTGGGTTCCTTTCTGGAAAATGCCACCATGATTTTTTTCATAACCTTAGTCATTTGGTTTATTACCTGCCTAATGCAGCCACAGCCGCATTTTTTGATTCGTTTAGTTCCCTTTCTGCCCTGCCGATAACCTGTTTAATTGTGTCAATCTCAACGGGTTTTGAAAGAACATCAAACACTCCTTTTCTAAAAGCCTCTCTGACCATTTCAGTCTCGGCAAAACCTGTGAGAATAATGACTTTAGATGCAGGGTTCTTTTCCTTTGCCGATACAAGAACTTTCATCCCATCCATGCCATCCATCCTAAAGTCAGTCAGTATGATGTCATAATGCTTATTGTTTAACTCCTCCACAGCATGTGCACCATCACCAAACACTGCGACCTCAAACCCTGCCTTTTCCATAATCTGTTTAAGGCGCTTACAGACGATGCTCTCATCGTCTATGACCATAAGGCGGCATTTATCCTCTTGTCTGCCCATATTTATTCCACGCTCGCTGAGTAACTGACCTCAACTATACCTTTTTCCCTTACTTTTGCCCTGAATGTCCAAAAGAGGATTAGAAATGTGGCGATAAGTCCGCTTCCAAAGAGAAAAATCTTGCTTCCCATCTCAAGTGCGGAAACTGTAGAGGCATCGAGGTTTATCCAATTTAAATTTTTGCAGTTGACAGGCATTGCAAGCAGCCGTGATACGACACATAAAAGTATAAGCACTGCCGTAACCAACCTGATGTAGAGTTCTTTTACCACTTTTGTAGCCACTGCTCCAAAATATATTCCCGGTAAAGAACCAGCATACAGCAAAAGCACCAGTCTTAAATCCACATACCCACTGAGGGCATAGTTAAAGGTACCCCATCCTCCCGTAAACACGGCAAGAAAGAGCTCCGTGCCTGCTGCCAATGCCGTTGGCACACCAAACAGATAAATCATAGCCGGGACGCCAATAAACCCTCCCACACCTATTGTTCCTGCCATATAACCAGTAGCTAAACCCACAACAAGGATAGAATACAGGGAGATATCCACATTGGCTACTTTAAAGTGTATCATAGGTTTAAATTGAAATTTTCTGGATATTTTCAAAAACTTATCCGATGGCCCGCTGCCAGGTTGTCTCGTTGACCTCAGAGCGTCCTTTAGCATAAACGTGCCGATTATACTAAGCACGACAACAAAGAAGGTACTAACATAAAGGTCTGAGCCGTCTTTTCCCATTTTAACAAAAAAGAACTTGTTTACAAAAACCGCAAGGCTTATTCCTAATGAGGCAGTAATGAGCAGGAAAATCCCCAGCTTTTTATCAACATTACCCAGTTCACTATGCTTTTTAGAGCCCATCATTGCCTTTCCAAACTTATGGGCAATATTGCTGGCAACTGCGATAACGCCAGGTACGCCTAAATTCATCATTCCCGGGGTCATTAAAAAAGCCCCGCCTGAGCCAATAAACCCTGAAATTGTCCCGCCAATAAAGCCAAGCACAACCAAACCCAGCATGTACCACGGATGAGCACCTAAAATCTGTGTCAGCATACCCGCTCTTTCGATTATATGTGGATCTATCATTTAAAAACTCCTCCTGTTACGGTGTATATAAAGCCCGTATTTATTTTTCAAGGTTAAACATCTTTGGCAGGATATGAACAGTGTTTCCCCATACCCAGGCATGAACAACCACTATAGCCAGTACGGCAACAGCCCCTGGGACACTCATAGTCATAAATAACCTTATGTTAAGTGTCTCAATCCTTGGATAAAGTACACCGTACATCACCATCGAACACAGTGCATAGACAACAAACATGCCCCAGTTAACGCTACCGTGTTTATCCGCTTTAGCGTGGGCTACGTTTAGCGAGCGGGCAGTTGTAACCGGACAGGACAGTGCTTCTTTTAGTGTCTTTAAAGTCACTCCGGTGTTTTTTAGCGCATCTGAAAAAACGGTGTCACCTGCCAGTACAAGACTTGCCGGCATCAGTGCCTTAACTTTGTCTATAAACACCTCCGACTCCACACTTACAACATAGGAGTTGAAACTTATCCCATCCTGTGCAAATCTCTCTTTGACTGAATTAAGTTGTCTTTCCAGCTTGTTTAATTGCGTTCTGTCCCCGGTCCGGGTTGGTAATATGCCGATTATTGCGGTATCAGCAGCTTTTGATGCTTTTATTGCGTATTGCAGCACGGGGGAATTTATATCCCAACTGTCGTCAATTACTAAAATCTTTTTCAAGCCTTACCTCCTTTTTTTATAAAGCCAACACATTTGATTACCTAATCATACTGGAAGCATACTGTGCGAATACATCCTCGGTTACGGTAATTTCAACTCTGTGTATGCCGGGTATTTCTGCTATCGCTGTATTTATATCGTTAACCCGCTTTTTGTACTCTGCTTCAGCTGCCTTAGTGTGAATATACAATATGCCATTTGACCGAACATCTATCTCGTGGTCTATATTAATGAGTGCGGCCTTAACACGACTGGCCAGTTCGATGTTTTTAAGACAGTGTACAGAATAGTTTGACGCCTTATACTTTGGCAGGAGTGCTTCATCAGATATCAGGGATACTACGCTTTCCGTATCTGATTCCTTAAGTTCAACCACCAAATCGTAGACAGACTGATCGCTTTCATTGATTTTATATAGAAGACTATTCACTTTATGGCGATTCCTGTCCAGTTTAAGCAGTTTTTTTGCGGCTTCATTTTCCGTGATGTTTTCAACTGTTTGCATTCGTTGCACTCTTATAGCAGTGTCGGCATGAATTCGTACTTTCAGCACGTGTGCCACTGCTCGGATAAGTGCCTCCCCTGCCGGCCCGTAATACACGATATTGTCCTTAAGAAAATACTTAGCCAAAGCCGACTGTAAATACGCTGCGAGTTTTACCCGTTTAATAAGTGACATTCCCAAAAAAGAAGGGGCATTTTCCACAGCCTCTCTGAGCTCACTCTCTGATAAGTTGAACTGCTCCGAGGCTAATGTAATTATCTCACTGCCCAAACACTTATATCCCATCTGGAGGGCAACACCCTCTGCTATTTTCCTGCTCATACCGTAAGCCGCACCGCTTATAGTTATTACAGACATTTCCAACCTCCTTTAGCGCTTCTGAAACACGGCATCTTTAGAGCGCTTTTCAGTAAATATTCTCTCTGCATTAACGGCCCTACTTATACCGAGTTGCAATCTAAACTATAATTTAAAGAGGAGATTACGACGTCGCTACGCTCCTCGTAATGACAGATAGGGAAGCTCATGTACAAGCCTCACGCCGTCATTGCGAACCCCCGCAGGGTGTGTGGCAATCTCCTCTTTTGAGCGCAACTTGGTATTTAGTAAACCAATCCGACGGATATATCCACGCGTCTGACTTATTTTATGGTTAACATTAGCCCAATATCAACACGTAATAATATATATTTAAGGTAGTCAAAACACCTAATTTTTATAGGTAAATTACCTATGGCTATTTGCCCGTATAAGCGTTATAATTTACATCGTGGAGGGCTTTTTGTAGTGGAACAGATATATTTTGCACATGATTTAGACGTAATTTATTTTGTCTATGGCCTGTCATTTTTTATAATGGGCTATGGCATCTTAACCCAAAGTAAATCAAACAGCATCTTTAAAATCAGTGGAATTATCTGGCTTTTGGGCGTATTTGGAGTACTGCACGGTATTAATGAGTGGCTTGACATGTGGGTTGTTATTAAGGGCAGGTCTCAACTGATTGATTACGCAAGATGGGGGTTTCTTATCGTTTCCTACTGTTTCCTGCTGGATTTTGGATTAAGAATGTGTATGCGAAACATAAAACCTGAATTCAATCGTAAGTATTCATTAGACATCTGGTTAGTATTAGTTGTTTTACTTGTGATAGCGGTAATTTCACTTCAATCGGACAACTTTTTAACTACTTCAAATATTCTGTCAAGGTACTTTATGGGGCTAACTGGTTCAGTTCTTACCGGGGCTGGATTTATCATATATTATCACACTGAGGATGAGAAAATAAAAGGTGCAACCTATATGAAGTACAAGTTTTGGGTATTGGCACTGTCTTTCCTTGTCTATGGCATACTGTGCGGGTTAATTGTCCCCAAAGGCAGTTTTTTCCCTGCAAGTGTTTTGAATGTCGTGTGGTTTCATTCGGTAACGAACCTTCCTGTGCGGTTTATCAGAGGGATTTTTATAGCTATATCGGCATTAAATATCGGCAACATTCTTTCCACTTTTCAACGGGAAACTAACTACCAACTGCAAGAGGCACTTGCTTACAGAAAGACTATCGAAGATGAACTGATAAAATCACAGGAACAACTCCGCTCTTTTGCAATCCGCCTCCAGTCACTGATTGAAAAAGAAAGGACCAGAATTGCCAGAGAACTCCATGACGAAATAAGCCAGTCCCTTACGTCGTTAAAGATAGACATAGACGAACTGCTTGTCCCTGATGTTTCAGGTGATAATTCTCTGATGATTTCCCAAATTCTTGACATCGAGAAATCAATTGATTCCGTAATTGACCGTATGCACGACATAGCAACAGACCTGCGCCCAAGTATTTTAGACCAGCTCGGCCTTCTTGCAGCCATAGACTGGCAGGCAAAAAAGTTTACGCAACGCACGGGGATTAAGTGCGATGTCAGATACAACAGTAACATCACATCTTCACTTGGCAGCTTTGGCGCTGAATCCTCTACGGCACTCTTTCGTATATACCAGGAGGCGCTTACAAACGTATGCCGCCACGCAAATGCAAATAAAGTTACCGTGTTCATGTATAATAATGATAACGGGCTTGTTGTAAAAGTAGTTGACGATGGTGTTGGAATAGAACGGCAAAAGGTATTTGACCATAATTCCCTTGGACTTATGGGAATGAGAGAGCGTGTAGCTTTGTTTGGATGGCAAATGGAGATTAAAGGAAAAACAAATAAGGGAACGGTTGTAAAGCTGCTTATTCCCGAGGGCTCAATTGGGCAATGATAAATATTCTGTTAGTTGACGACCATCCTATTGTAAGAGAGGGAATTATAAAGATTCTTCACAGACAGCCAACCATAGAGACAATTATAGAGGCCAAAACCTCAAAAGAGGCGATCGCACAATTAAAGAAATTCCAATTCAGTATCGTAATTTTGGATATTTCTTTGCCCGACAAGAGTGGCCTTCTGACACTGGAGCAGATAAAACATGACTATCCCGGCCTGCCGGTTCTCATGCTCAGTATGTACCCGGAGGAGGAGTATGCGATACAATCGCTAAAGCTGGGGGCCTCGGGCTATTTGACCAAAAAAGCGATGCCGGAGGAACTGCTTAAGGCTATAAAGAAAATCGCATCCGGCGGCAAATATATAACTGCAACTCTTGCTGAAAAACTTGCATACGAACTTGACAGCAAAACCGATAAGCCTCTGCATAAATACTTAACCAACAGAGAATTCCACGTAATGGGCATGATAGTATCAGGGAAAACTCCAAGGGAGATTGCACAGCTGCTGTCATTAAGTGTAAGAACTATCAACACCTACAGGGGCAATATTCTTGAAAAACTTCAGTTAAAAAATAATGCCGAACTGGTACGTTACGCAATCGAAAATAAACTGTCCGACACGTATCAGGCATGAAGCACAATAACTTATCTGCTCAACTGTAATAATGTTTAAAGAAATACTTCAATATAGAGAGCTTCTTTACATGCTTACGCTGAGAGATATAAAAATCCGGTACAAGCAGTCTGTGATGGGTTTTCTTTGGGCGTTTTTTCTGCCTATGGTAATTGTGGCCTCAGGATTTGTCGTCAAAGCGGCCTTCTCTCTTACTACAGGTAAACCTCTGCAATTTCAGGGGCTTGCTGCTATGGCAATTAAATCCATCCACTGGTCGTTATTCATAAACTCAATCCGGTTTGCCACAAACAGTCTCATTCAAAACGGAAGGCTCATCGTCCACATATATTTCCCGCGGGAGATACTACCCTTGTCCTCGGTTTTGGTTAATCTTTTCGATTTCTTTATTCCACTATTTGTGATTATGTTTATTTTTGCAGTGACAGGGGTTGGGATAAGTATCTACACCTTATGGTTTCCGGTTTTACTCATATTATATATAATGTTTATCGTGGGCGCGGGGCTGCTTTTATCGTGTGCTAACTTGTTTTTCAGAGATGTAAAGTACATTGTTGAGGTGGTGTTAGCGTTTGGGATATTTTTTACACCGGTGTTTTATGATGCCTCCATGTTTGGAAAATGGGAACGCATTTTATTACTAAATCCGGTTGGGAGCATTTTAGAGAGCATAAGCCGTGTGTGCGTGTACCACCAGAGCCCCGATGTGTTTTGGCTTTGCTATTGTGTTTTGTGGTCGGCAGGGATTTTCTTTATAGGCCTAAGGGTTTTCCATAAAGCCGAGTCCTTTTTTTCGGAGATTTTATAGTATGTCTGATACGGCGTTAGAATGCTCTAATGTGAGTAAGAGTTTCAAAAAGGGTGAGAGATTTAACTCTCTGAGGGAT
The Nitrospirota bacterium genome window above contains:
- a CDS encoding response regulator, producing the protein MGRQEDKCRLMVIDDESIVCKRLKQIMEKAGFEVAVFGDGAHAVEELNNKHYDIILTDFRMDGMDGMKVLVSAKEKNPASKVIILTGFAETEMVREAFRKGVFDVLSKPVEIDTIKQVIGRAERELNESKNAAVAALGR
- a CDS encoding sulfite exporter TauE/SafE family protein: MIDPHIIERAGMLTQILGAHPWYMLGLVVLGFIGGTISGFIGSGGAFLMTPGMMNLGVPGVIAVASNIAHKFGKAMMGSKKHSELGNVDKKLGIFLLITASLGISLAVFVNKFFFVKMGKDGSDLYVSTFFVVVLSIIGTFMLKDALRSTRQPGSGPSDKFLKISRKFQFKPMIHFKVANVDISLYSILVVGLATGYMAGTIGVGGFIGVPAMIYLFGVPTALAAGTELFLAVFTGGWGTFNYALSGYVDLRLVLLLYAGSLPGIYFGAVATKVVKELYIRLVTAVLILLCVVSRLLAMPVNCKNLNWINLDASTVSALEMGSKIFLFGSGLIATFLILFWTFRAKVREKGIVEVSYSASVE
- a CDS encoding cytidylate kinase-like family protein, whose product is MSVITISGAAYGMSRKIAEGVALQMGYKCLGSEIITLASEQFNLSESELREAVENAPSFLGMSLIKRVKLAAYLQSALAKYFLKDNIVYYGPAGEALIRAVAHVLKVRIHADTAIRVQRMQTVENITENEAAKKLLKLDRNRHKVNSLLYKINESDQSVYDLVVELKESDTESVVSLISDEALLPKYKASNYSVHCLKNIELASRVKAALINIDHEIDVRSNGILYIHTKAAEAEYKKRVNDINTAIAEIPGIHRVEITVTEDVFAQYASSMIR
- a CDS encoding sensor histidine kinase; this translates as MEQIYFAHDLDVIYFVYGLSFFIMGYGILTQSKSNSIFKISGIIWLLGVFGVLHGINEWLDMWVVIKGRSQLIDYARWGFLIVSYCFLLDFGLRMCMRNIKPEFNRKYSLDIWLVLVVLLVIAVISLQSDNFLTTSNILSRYFMGLTGSVLTGAGFIIYYHTEDEKIKGATYMKYKFWVLALSFLVYGILCGLIVPKGSFFPASVLNVVWFHSVTNLPVRFIRGIFIAISALNIGNILSTFQRETNYQLQEALAYRKTIEDELIKSQEQLRSFAIRLQSLIEKERTRIARELHDEISQSLTSLKIDIDELLVPDVSGDNSLMISQILDIEKSIDSVIDRMHDIATDLRPSILDQLGLLAAIDWQAKKFTQRTGIKCDVRYNSNITSSLGSFGAESSTALFRIYQEALTNVCRHANANKVTVFMYNNDNGLVVKVVDDGVGIERQKVFDHNSLGLMGMRERVALFGWQMEIKGKTNKGTVVKLLIPEGSIGQ
- a CDS encoding response regulator transcription factor, with product MINILLVDDHPIVREGIIKILHRQPTIETIIEAKTSKEAIAQLKKFQFSIVILDISLPDKSGLLTLEQIKHDYPGLPVLMLSMYPEEEYAIQSLKLGASGYLTKKAMPEELLKAIKKIASGGKYITATLAEKLAYELDSKTDKPLHKYLTNREFHVMGMIVSGKTPREIAQLLSLSVRTINTYRGNILEKLQLKNNAELVRYAIENKLSDTYQA
- a CDS encoding ABC transporter permease, encoding MFKEILQYRELLYMLTLRDIKIRYKQSVMGFLWAFFLPMVIVASGFVVKAAFSLTTGKPLQFQGLAAMAIKSIHWSLFINSIRFATNSLIQNGRLIVHIYFPREILPLSSVLVNLFDFFIPLFVIMFIFAVTGVGISIYTLWFPVLLILYIMFIVGAGLLLSCANLFFRDVKYIVEVVLAFGIFFTPVFYDASMFGKWERILLLNPVGSILESISRVCVYHQSPDVFWLCYCVLWSAGIFFIGLRVFHKAESFFSEIL